Proteins from a single region of Lelliottia sp. JS-SCA-14:
- a CDS encoding ATP-dependent DNA helicase produces MADDFSADGQLAQAIPGFKPREPQRHMAEAVTRAIKNTQSLVVEAGTGTGKTYAYLAPALRAKKKVIISTGSKALQDQLYSRDLPTVAKALKYKGRLALLKGRSNYLCLERLEQQALAGGDLPVNTLSDVIILRAWANQTTDGDISTCASVAEDSPAWPLVTSTNDNCLGSDCPLYKDCFVVKARKTAMDADVVVVNHHLFLADMVVKDGGFGELIPEAEVMIFDEAHQLPDIASQYFGQSLSSRQLQDLAKDFTIAYRTELRDTQQLQKCADRLAQSAQDFRMQLGEPGYRGNLRELLADSNIQRALLLLDDALELCYDVAKLSLGRSALLDAAFERATLYRSRLKRLKEINQPGFSYWYECTARQFTLALTPLTVADKFKEVMAQKPGSWIFTSATLSVNDDLHHFTERLGIEESDSLLLPSPFDYETQALLCVPRNLPLPNQPGAAKQLAAMLKPMIEANNGRCFMLCTSHAMMRDLAEQFRATMTLPVLLQGETSKGQLLQQFVTAGNALLVATSSFWEGVDVRGDALSLVIIDKLPFTSPDDPLLKARMEDCRLRGGDPFDDVQLPDAVITLKQGVGRLIRDTDDRGVLVICDNRLVMRPYGATFLASLPPAPRTRDINRAVRFLANPTAE; encoded by the coding sequence GTGGCAGACGATTTTTCAGCAGACGGTCAGTTAGCGCAGGCGATTCCCGGTTTTAAACCGCGCGAGCCGCAACGACACATGGCAGAAGCGGTCACCCGCGCCATCAAAAATACCCAGTCGCTGGTGGTCGAGGCGGGAACCGGGACGGGCAAAACTTACGCCTATCTCGCCCCTGCGCTGCGCGCGAAAAAGAAAGTGATCATCTCGACCGGCTCGAAAGCCTTGCAGGATCAGCTCTACAGCCGCGATCTGCCGACCGTCGCGAAAGCCCTGAAATACAAAGGCCGACTGGCGCTCCTGAAAGGGCGCTCGAACTATCTCTGCCTGGAGCGCCTCGAACAGCAGGCGCTGGCCGGGGGCGATTTGCCGGTCAACACCCTAAGCGATGTGATTATCCTCCGCGCCTGGGCTAACCAGACCACCGATGGAGATATCAGCACCTGCGCCAGCGTCGCCGAAGATTCCCCGGCGTGGCCACTCGTGACCAGCACCAACGACAACTGCCTCGGCAGCGACTGCCCGCTGTATAAAGATTGTTTCGTCGTCAAAGCGCGTAAAACGGCGATGGACGCCGATGTGGTGGTGGTAAACCACCATTTGTTCCTGGCCGATATGGTGGTCAAAGACGGCGGCTTCGGCGAACTGATCCCGGAGGCCGAAGTGATGATTTTCGATGAAGCCCATCAGCTACCAGACATTGCCAGCCAGTATTTTGGTCAGTCGCTCTCCAGTCGCCAGCTTCAGGATCTCGCCAAAGATTTCACCATCGCCTATCGCACCGAACTGCGCGACACCCAGCAGCTGCAAAAATGTGCCGACCGCCTGGCGCAAAGCGCGCAGGATTTCCGCATGCAGCTAGGCGAGCCCGGCTATCGCGGAAACCTGCGCGAGCTGTTAGCCGACAGCAACATCCAGCGCGCGCTGCTCTTGCTCGATGATGCGCTGGAGCTCTGCTACGACGTCGCCAAACTGTCGCTCGGACGCAGCGCACTGCTCGACGCCGCCTTTGAGCGCGCCACGCTCTACCGCTCACGCCTGAAACGTCTGAAAGAGATCAACCAGCCCGGCTTTAGCTACTGGTACGAATGCACCGCGCGCCAGTTCACCCTCGCGCTGACGCCGTTGACCGTCGCCGATAAGTTCAAAGAGGTGATGGCGCAGAAACCAGGGAGCTGGATCTTTACTTCCGCCACACTTTCAGTGAATGACGATCTGCACCACTTCACCGAACGTCTGGGAATTGAAGAGTCGGATTCACTCCTGCTGCCGAGCCCGTTCGATTACGAAACCCAGGCGCTGCTCTGCGTGCCGCGTAATTTACCCCTGCCGAACCAGCCGGGCGCGGCGAAACAGCTGGCGGCGATGCTCAAACCGATGATCGAGGCCAACAATGGCCGCTGCTTTATGCTCTGCACCTCCCACGCCATGATGCGCGACCTCGCCGAGCAGTTCCGTGCCACCATGACCTTACCCGTGCTGTTGCAGGGCGAAACCAGCAAAGGCCAGCTGCTTCAGCAGTTTGTCACCGCCGGAAACGCGCTGCTGGTAGCGACCAGCAGCTTCTGGGAAGGGGTGGACGTGCGCGGGGATGCGCTATCATTAGTCATCATCGACAAACTGCCGTTTACCTCGCCTGACGATCCGCTCCTGAAAGCGCGGATGGAAGACTGCCGTCTGCGCGGGGGCGATCCCTTCGATGACGTCCAGTTGCCGGATGCGGTCATCACCCTGAAACAGGGCGTCGGGCGTCTCATCCGTGATACGGACGACCGCGGCGTACTGGTTATCTGCGATAACCGCCTGGTGATGCGCCCGTACGGCGCGACATTCCTCGCCAGCCTGCCACCCGCACCGCGTACGCGGGACATTAATCGCGCGGTGCGTTTCCTGGCGAACCCAACGGCGGAGTAA
- a CDS encoding RidA family protein: MTIVRIDAEARWSDVVIHNQTLYYTGVPENLDADAFEQTANTLAQIDAILEKQGSDKSRILDATIFLANKDDFAAMNKAWDAWVVAGHAPVRCTVQATLMKPQYKVEIKIIAAV, from the coding sequence ATGACAATTGTGCGCATTGATGCCGAAGCCCGCTGGTCTGACGTGGTGATTCACAACCAGACGCTCTATTACACCGGTGTACCGGAAAACCTGGACGCCGATGCGTTCGAGCAAACGGCCAACACGCTGGCGCAAATTGACGCGATTCTGGAAAAACAGGGCAGCGATAAATCCCGCATTCTGGATGCGACCATTTTCCTGGCGAATAAAGACGATTTCGCAGCGATGAATAAAGCCTGGGATGCCTGGGTCGTCGCGGGTCACGCGCCTGTACGCTGTACGGTACAGGCCACGCTGATGAAGCCGCAGTATAAAGTTGAAATCAAGATAATCGCGGCGGTGTAA
- a CDS encoding YoaH family protein, giving the protein MFAGLPSLSHEQQQKAVERIQELMSNGMSSGEAITTVAQEIRATHTGDRIVARFEDDEEDE; this is encoded by the coding sequence ATGTTTGCAGGTTTACCTTCCCTCAGTCACGAACAGCAGCAAAAAGCGGTCGAGCGAATTCAGGAACTGATGTCCAATGGGATGAGCAGCGGTGAAGCGATTACCACCGTCGCCCAGGAAATTCGCGCCACCCATACCGGCGATCGGATCGTGGCGCGTTTCGAGGATGACGAAGAAGACGAGTAA
- the pabB gene encoding aminodeoxychorismate synthase component 1, with product MNPLPPTVISLPWRQDAAEFWFSRLSHLPWAMLLHSGHADHPYSRFDILVADPLTTLLTHGDTTRISSGAERVCGDDPLSLLEQELSALPFTATASADLPFQGGALGLFGYDLGRRFEALPDHAEEDISLPDMAVGLYDWAVIVDHHKKTVSLLSHTDAHARLAWLEAQQPFSSSNFTLTSAWRSNMSADAYADKFRQVQAYLHSGDCYQVNLAQRFQASYTGDEWQAFTRLNASNRAPFSAFLRLEQGAVLSLSPERFIHLADDTIQTRPIKGTLPRLADPEADKQQAEKLAASPKDRAENLMIVDLMRNDIGRVAEPGSVRVPELFVVEPFPAVHHLVSTITARLPANRSACDLLRAAFPGGSITGAPKVRAMQIIDELEPHRRNAWCGSIGYLSLCGTMDTSITIRTLTACDGQLYCSAGGGIVADSQCAAEYQETFDKVNRILHQLES from the coding sequence ATGAACCCGTTACCCCCTACTGTCATTTCATTACCCTGGCGTCAAGACGCCGCCGAATTCTGGTTTTCGCGCTTAAGCCATCTCCCGTGGGCGATGCTGCTGCACTCGGGGCACGCGGATCATCCCTATAGCCGCTTTGATATTCTGGTCGCCGATCCGCTCACCACGCTTCTGACGCACGGCGACACCACGCGTATTTCCTCAGGCGCTGAACGCGTCTGCGGCGATGATCCGCTGTCACTGCTGGAACAGGAACTGAGCGCCCTGCCTTTCACCGCCACAGCGAGTGCGGATCTGCCCTTCCAGGGCGGCGCGCTGGGGCTGTTTGGCTACGATTTAGGCCGTCGATTCGAAGCTTTGCCCGACCATGCAGAAGAGGATATTTCCCTGCCAGATATGGCCGTGGGGCTATACGACTGGGCGGTGATTGTCGATCACCACAAGAAAACCGTTTCCCTGCTAAGCCACACCGACGCCCACGCGCGGCTGGCATGGTTAGAGGCGCAACAGCCCTTCTCATCCTCTAATTTTACCTTAACTTCCGCCTGGCGATCCAACATGAGCGCCGACGCGTACGCCGATAAATTCCGGCAGGTGCAGGCGTATCTGCACAGCGGGGATTGCTACCAGGTGAATCTCGCCCAGCGTTTTCAGGCGAGTTACACGGGTGACGAGTGGCAGGCGTTTACGCGTCTTAATGCCAGCAACCGTGCGCCGTTCAGCGCTTTTTTGCGTCTGGAACAAGGGGCAGTGCTGAGTTTGTCGCCGGAGCGCTTTATCCATCTTGCAGACGACACTATTCAGACGAGGCCGATCAAAGGCACCCTGCCGCGCCTGGCGGATCCTGAAGCCGATAAGCAGCAGGCGGAGAAACTCGCCGCGTCACCGAAAGATCGCGCCGAGAATCTGATGATTGTCGATCTGATGCGTAACGATATTGGCCGTGTGGCAGAGCCTGGCAGCGTGCGTGTGCCTGAGCTGTTTGTCGTGGAGCCCTTCCCGGCGGTGCATCATCTGGTCAGCACCATTACGGCACGTCTTCCGGCCAACCGTTCGGCCTGCGATCTGCTGCGCGCCGCGTTTCCTGGCGGGTCGATCACCGGCGCACCGAAAGTGCGCGCCATGCAGATTATCGATGAGCTTGAGCCGCATCGCCGTAACGCGTGGTGTGGCAGCATCGGCTATCTGAGCCTGTGCGGCACCATGGATACCAGCATTACCATCCGCACCCTGACGGCCTGCGACGGGCAGCTATACTGCTCGGCGGGCGGCGGGATTGTGGCCGACAGCCAGTGCGCCGCGGAATACCAGGAAACCTTTGATAAAGTGAATCGCATCCTGCATCAACTGGAGAGCTAA
- a CDS encoding CoA pyrophosphatase: MDTHDLTLDDFLSRFQLLRPQVNRDALNSRQAAVLIPVVRREQPGLLLTKRSSHLRKHAGQVAFPGGAVDASDASLIAAALREAQEEVAIPPEAVEVIGVLPPVDSVTGFQVTPVVGIIPPNLHYHASEDEVAAVFEMPLAEALRLSRYHPLDIQRRGHDHRVWLSWYQHYFVWGMTAGIIRELALQIGLKP, translated from the coding sequence TTGGATACCCACGATCTGACCCTGGATGATTTTCTGTCGCGCTTTCAGCTGTTGCGCCCGCAGGTGAACCGCGACGCGCTGAACAGCCGCCAGGCGGCGGTGCTGATCCCGGTGGTGCGCCGCGAACAGCCTGGATTGTTACTCACCAAGCGCTCATCGCATCTGCGTAAACACGCCGGTCAGGTGGCGTTTCCCGGCGGCGCGGTGGATGCGTCTGACGCCTCATTGATTGCCGCCGCGCTGCGCGAAGCCCAGGAAGAGGTGGCGATCCCGCCAGAAGCCGTGGAAGTGATTGGCGTACTACCGCCGGTGGACAGCGTGACCGGTTTTCAGGTGACGCCGGTGGTGGGGATTATCCCGCCCAATCTGCACTATCACGCCAGCGAAGATGAAGTAGCGGCGGTGTTCGAAATGCCGCTGGCGGAAGCCCTGCGTCTCAGCCGTTATCATCCGCTGGATATTCAACGTCGTGGACACGATCACCGGGTGTGGTTGTCGTGGTATCAGCATTATTTTGTCTGGGGCATGACGGCGGGCATTATCCGTGAGCTGGCGCTGCAAATCGGCCTGAAACCTTGA
- the sdaA gene encoding L-serine ammonia-lyase, whose translation MISIFDMFKVGIGPSSSHTVGPMKAGKQFVDDLVEKGLLESTTRVAVDVYGSLSLTGKGHHTDIAIIMGLAGNMPDTVDIDAIPAFIRDTETRGRLLLANGKHEVDFPHDDGMRFRSDNLSLHENGMQIHAFNGDKVIYSKTYYSIGGGFIVDEEHFGKDTAGDVNVPYPFKSAQEMLDYCKQTGLSLSGMVMQNELALHSKKEIEDYFGNVWQTMQACIDRGINTEGVLPGPLRVPRRASALRRMLVTTDKFSNDPMNVVDWVNMFALAVNEENAAGGRVVTAPTNGACGIVPAVLAYYDHFIEPVTPDIYTRYFLASGAVGALYKMNASISGAEVGCQGEVGVACSMAAAGLSELLGASPEQVCVAAEIGMEHNLGLTCDPVAGQVQVPCIERNAIASVKAINASRMAMRRTSEPRVSLDKVIETMYETGKDMNAKYRETSRGGLAIKVQCD comes from the coding sequence GTGATTAGTATATTCGACATGTTCAAAGTGGGGATTGGCCCGTCTTCTTCCCACACTGTAGGCCCAATGAAGGCCGGTAAACAGTTCGTCGATGATCTGGTCGAAAAAGGATTACTGGAAAGCACTACCCGCGTGGCCGTTGATGTTTACGGTTCGCTCTCTTTAACGGGTAAGGGCCACCACACCGATATCGCCATTATTATGGGTCTGGCAGGTAACATGCCGGACACAGTGGATATTGACGCCATTCCGGCGTTTATCCGCGACACTGAAACACGCGGTCGTCTGCTACTGGCTAACGGCAAGCACGAAGTGGATTTCCCCCACGACGACGGCATGCGTTTCCGTAGCGACAACCTGTCGCTGCATGAAAACGGCATGCAGATCCACGCCTTCAACGGCGACAAAGTGATCTACAGCAAAACCTACTACTCCATCGGCGGTGGTTTTATCGTCGACGAAGAGCATTTTGGCAAAGATACGGCGGGTGACGTGAACGTCCCTTACCCGTTTAAATCCGCGCAAGAGATGCTGGATTACTGCAAACAGACCGGCCTGTCCCTCTCCGGCATGGTGATGCAGAACGAACTGGCGCTGCACAGCAAAAAAGAGATCGAAGACTATTTTGGCAACGTCTGGCAGACCATGCAGGCCTGTATCGATCGCGGGATCAACACCGAAGGCGTACTGCCTGGCCCGCTGCGCGTTCCGCGTCGTGCCTCTGCCCTGCGCCGTATGCTGGTCACCACCGATAAGTTCTCCAACGACCCGATGAACGTGGTTGACTGGGTGAATATGTTTGCGCTGGCCGTGAACGAAGAAAACGCCGCCGGTGGCCGCGTGGTCACCGCTCCGACCAACGGCGCATGCGGTATCGTTCCTGCGGTGCTGGCCTATTACGATCACTTTATCGAGCCGGTGACCCCGGATATCTACACCCGCTACTTCCTCGCATCCGGTGCGGTGGGCGCATTGTATAAAATGAATGCCTCTATCTCCGGTGCCGAAGTGGGCTGTCAGGGTGAAGTGGGCGTGGCCTGCTCCATGGCGGCAGCGGGTCTGTCTGAACTGCTGGGCGCGAGCCCTGAGCAGGTATGCGTGGCCGCGGAAATCGGCATGGAGCATAACCTCGGTCTGACCTGTGACCCGGTTGCGGGCCAGGTGCAGGTGCCGTGCATCGAGCGTAACGCGATCGCCTCGGTGAAAGCGATCAATGCCTCGCGCATGGCAATGCGCCGCACCAGCGAACCGCGTGTGTCGCTGGATAAGGTCATCGAAACCATGTACGAAACCGGTAAAGACATGAACGCCAAATACCGTGAAACCTCACGCGGCGGTCTGGCCATTAAGGTGCAGTGCGACTAA
- a CDS encoding EAL domain-containing protein produces the protein MQNAQRIIKSYRRNRIMVCVLVAFITLFLTLGIRFISQRNLNQERIHTFVSHSVNALDKILLPLQAGRETLQALVGAPCPDAHLTLRKRAATLQTVRSIALIKDGILYCSSIFGDRDVPIRQVQPDLPSSQPQLVLSTDKSLLKGSPILIQWYPVSDSGEDGVMQIVNIDLITKMMLEPQRPLITDVSLNVGNKFLRYGQNVTDSLAFTQDTMILSQTSGHFPFTITVSGPGASELALMNLPSQLPLAVLLSLLLGYIAWLATASRMSFTWEINLGLAAREFELFCQPLLNARTQKCVGVEILLRWNNPRQGWISPDVFIPLAEEHNLIVPLTRYVIMETVRQIGYFPANKGFHIGINVAASHFRNGVLLQDLNRYWFNARPKQQLIIELTERDALLDVDYRIVRELHRKEVKLAIDDFGTGNSSLSWLEKLRPDVLKIDKSFTTALGTDAVNSTVTDIIIALGQRLNIELVAEGVETQEQARYLRHHGVNILQGFLYARPMPLKDFPQWLAESSPPPAPRNGHVMPAMPLH, from the coding sequence ATGCAGAATGCGCAAAGGATCATTAAAAGTTATCGCCGAAACCGCATTATGGTCTGTGTGCTGGTGGCTTTTATTACGCTCTTTCTGACTCTCGGCATTCGGTTTATTTCACAGCGCAATTTAAATCAGGAACGTATTCACACCTTTGTCAGCCACTCGGTGAATGCGCTGGATAAGATCCTGCTGCCGCTGCAGGCGGGCCGGGAAACCTTGCAAGCCCTGGTCGGCGCGCCCTGCCCTGACGCCCATCTGACGCTGCGTAAACGGGCCGCAACGCTGCAAACCGTGCGTTCTATCGCCCTGATCAAAGACGGTATTCTTTACTGCTCCAGCATATTTGGCGATCGCGATGTTCCCATTCGTCAGGTGCAGCCCGACCTGCCTTCCAGCCAGCCGCAGCTGGTACTGTCGACGGACAAATCGCTGCTCAAAGGCAGCCCGATTTTGATTCAGTGGTATCCGGTTTCCGACAGCGGGGAAGACGGCGTGATGCAGATTGTGAATATCGATCTGATCACCAAAATGATGCTCGAGCCGCAGCGCCCGCTGATCACCGACGTCAGCCTGAACGTCGGGAACAAATTCCTGCGCTACGGGCAGAATGTCACCGACTCGCTGGCGTTCACTCAGGACACCATGATCCTGAGCCAGACCTCAGGCCATTTCCCCTTTACCATCACCGTCAGCGGGCCGGGAGCCAGCGAACTGGCGCTGATGAATCTCCCCTCTCAGCTTCCGCTCGCCGTCTTGCTGAGCCTGCTGCTGGGCTATATCGCCTGGCTTGCCACCGCCAGCCGCATGAGTTTCACCTGGGAAATTAACCTCGGGTTAGCCGCGCGCGAGTTCGAGCTGTTCTGCCAGCCGTTGCTCAACGCCCGGACGCAGAAATGCGTCGGGGTGGAGATCCTGCTGCGCTGGAATAACCCTCGCCAGGGCTGGATTTCGCCGGACGTATTTATCCCCCTGGCGGAGGAACACAATCTGATTGTTCCCCTGACGCGCTACGTGATTATGGAAACCGTCCGCCAGATTGGCTATTTCCCGGCGAACAAGGGATTTCATATCGGGATTAACGTCGCGGCCAGCCACTTCCGCAACGGCGTGTTGCTCCAGGATCTGAACCGCTACTGGTTCAACGCCCGCCCGAAACAGCAGTTAATCATTGAACTCACCGAGCGGGACGCGCTACTGGATGTGGATTATCGCATCGTGCGCGAGCTGCATCGCAAAGAGGTCAAACTGGCGATTGACGATTTCGGCACCGGCAACAGTTCCCTGTCGTGGCTGGAAAAACTGCGTCCGGATGTGCTGAAAATTGATAAGTCTTTCACCACCGCGCTGGGTACCGATGCGGTGAATTCGACAGTGACGGATATCATTATTGCCCTGGGGCAGCGGCTGAATATTGAACTGGTGGCGGAAGGCGTGGAGACACAGGAGCAGGCGCGTTACTTACGCCATCATGGGGTCAATATTTTGCAGGGATTTTTGTATGCGCGGCCAATGCCGCTGAAAGATTTTCCGCAGTGGCTGGCGGAGAGTTCGCCTCCGCCAGCCCCGCGTAACGGGCACGTGATGCCCGCTATGCCGTTACATTAA